CTTATCTTTAATCCGATCCCATTGATCGTCACGTAGAGCATATCGACGCATAGAGAAAATTTATCCTTAATTTTTTCTCTATTACACAACAAACAAACACTCTTGTCAACTTAATTGATGACACGCCCTAGACATAGATCACCAATAAATGCCTTTGTCCATATATTATCTACTCTTGTTGCTTATTCATTAAAGAAAAATAAACCTTCAACAAAATTTGATTTTAATCTACATGTTCTCAATATCCTTATCCCGAATTGACGTATTATATACTCAAATGATTTGAAGAATTGTTTTTTGAAAATATCATGGATTCGCATGCTCACGTACTATATGTCACACTACTGGACAAAAAGGTTAGGCTGGTTGCACAAAGTGTAACTTAAACAATTTTATGATTAAGGAATCAAAAAATTGCTTAGAACAACTATAAGCTTGCTCAGTACAGAACAAAGAGATTAACAAGGTGATAATCGGAGTAAAGATGGTATTATTGGCTTAATAAATTTTGTTATAACTTCCATCCATTTTTCCATCATTTCTTTAATATTCAAAAATATTCTCTGCAAGTAATCTAAGCCATACCTGAATAACTCCTACATCCTAGCGTTTTCTTCACAATCTCGTGACTACATGTCCTATTGCAAGTCTAAACCATTCACTGTATCAAAATACTCACCTATCATTTCCAAAGTGAAGCCCTGAGGTAATGGTGGAGGATTGTCAAATGCCTTATCTAATGCCTCAATAATAGGTTCAGCTATAACAAGAGATAATGCTTTTGTTGCCTCATCAACATTACCTTGATATTCCTTAAGTGCATTTTGGTATTTTCCCATTATGTTATCAATAACGACCACTTCAACGTGTGGATAATTCGATAACATCAGATTCCAAGGATCAGCCTTTTCTGTGCGATTATTATTGCCACCAGCTCTAAAGTCAGTTCTATATATTACTGTAGGGTGTCTTAAATATATATTTGCCATATATTCCACTACTGTACCAGAATCCTGGTCTACACCGTTAAAATTAAATAAGCCTCCATCAGATGTTTTTAGACACCTTAAATCATTATCTTTTATCTTTTTAGCATCGGGACTATCTTGTTCTAAATCTTGAGG
Above is a genomic segment from Candidatus Tisiphia endosymbiont of Nedyus quadrimaculatus containing:
- a CDS encoding nucleoside 2-deoxyribosyltransferase is translated as MPNYATSSTESSKENTKNLYFAGPLFNHPELIGNRYLAEAIEEKSAKEGKYKYKCTLPQDLEQDSPDAKKIKDNDLRCLKTSDGGLFNFNGVDQDSGTVVEYMANIYLRHPTVIYRTDFRAGGNNNRTEKADPWNLMLSNYPHVEVVVIDNIMGKYQNALKEYQGNVDEATKALSLVIAEPIIEALDKAFDNPPPLPQGFTLEMIGEYFDTVNGLDLQ